One part of the Coffea eugenioides isolate CCC68of chromosome 10, Ceug_1.0, whole genome shotgun sequence genome encodes these proteins:
- the LOC113750388 gene encoding uncharacterized protein LOC113750388: MAGNGARGSGRQLPVRAKARRWAVADRCWQLLGVAGGYQQLSLVLSRFLRLALLAVTCACVHLVRLSVLGSEYLCASALCGLTGSGYQCHYGMMVGHGNTVQERLQRQELAFEDLMQRLGDVPEGFNVVDTLLQTREMINTLTAQMEETRQTVSSVGDVVALRNEVASSNAEIATLQSEIGVLKRAVGSSNTQTVQKSSRGKVKVPEPKPYQGSRSSKDLENFLWDVEQYFKAVDVPEVEKVSIASMYLSGDAKLWWRTMQSDPTRPKVETWDVLKEELKKQFLPTNVSWKVRDALWNLKQNKSVHEYVAEFQALMLDVKEMSEEDRLYTFIRGLQPWAQRELRRQNVQTVSQALVAAEKLIDFESMGSNNDQEKEKGKDLKGGPFAKKKKKKQSGTTTESDGASPAKEKQAPNPKKDGCFNCGGPHFARNCPNKKKDQNVSALVAEDDGDLLELQDARINPMQFVNAITGTNGRTTYISLMYVQVTLNGNRILAMMDTGASHSCVTERVVKQFRLKLKDLGFKLKAVNSEAKPVLGVATVDLELGPWKGWCSLMASQMDDFDLILGKDFMVANRIYPIPHLDGVMVDDDQNPGFVAAVRLPRQKGNQRKNMVSAVQAESSLRHGEVVHVAALVGTKPDMYQEVPDAVAHELEEFADLMPAELPEWLPPRRAVEHRIELVPGAQPPAQTPYSMTLMELAELRRQLNAMLESQALRPSKALYGAPALSRRKTDGTLRIYVDYRALFDRLARAHLHTRSDLRLGYRQVQMTRVSEDGVAGYLRKVRKQAKLTRASTSSSGGGL; the protein is encoded by the exons ATGGCGGGAAACGGGGCGCGCGGAAGTGGGCGGCAGTTGCCTGTGCGCGCCAAAGCTAGACGTTGGGCGGTTGCTGACCGTTGCTGGCAGTTGCTGGGAGTTGCTGGCGGTTACCAGCAACTCAGCCTTGTTCTTAGCAGATTCCTAA GGTTGGCCTTGTTGGCTGTAACTTGTGCGTGTGTTCATTTAGTTCGCCTAAGTGTTCTAGGTTCTGAATACTTGTGTGCAAGTGCGTTGTGTGGGCTGACTGGTAGCGGCTACCAGTGCCATTAC GGAATGATGGTTGGACACGGGAACACTGTCCAAGAGCGGTTGCAACGTCAGGAGCTTGCCTTTGAGGACTTGATGCAGCGTCTGGGAGACGTTCCAGAGGGCTTCAATGTCGTGGACACTTTGTTGCAGACCCGAGAGATGATCAACACCCTGACAGCGCAGATGGAGGAAACCAGGCAGACGGTCTCTTCCGTTGGGGATGTTGTGGCGTTGAGGAACGAAGTGGCTTCGTCCAATGCTGAGATCGCGACTTTACAGTCGGAGATCGGTGTGTTGAAGAGGGCGGTTGGCTCTTCCAACACACAGACCGTTCAGAAGTCTTCGAGAGGGAAAGTTAAAGTTCCTGAGCCGAAACCGTACCAGGGGAGTAGGAGTTCGAAGGACCTTGAGAACTTCTTGTGGGATGTCGAACAGTACTTCAAGGCTGTTGACGTTCCAGAAGTTGAGAAGGTATCCATTGCATCCATGTACCTTAGCGGGGATGCAAAATTGTGGTGGAGGACGATGCAATCAGACCCCACCAGGCCCAAGGTTGAGACTTGGGACGTGCTGAAGGAGGAATTGAAAAAACAATTCCTTCCCACGAATGTTTCGTGGAAAGTTCGGGACGCATTGTGGAACTTGAAGCAGAACAAAAGCGTACACGAGTACGTTGCTGAGTTCCAGGCCCTGATGTTGGATGTGAAGGAGATGTCTGAGGAAGACAGGCTCTACACGTTCATCCGTGGACTACAGCCGTGGGCGCAGAGGGAGTTGCGGAGACAGAATGTTCAGACCGTGTCTCAAGCACTCGTTGCCGCAGAGAAATTGATAGACTTCGAGTCCATGGGATCCAACAACGACCAGGAAAAGGAGAAGGGCAAGGACCTGAAAGGTGGACCGTTcgcaaagaagaagaaaaagaagcagtCGGGGACAACGACCGAATCCGATGGTGCTTCTCCTGCTAAAGAAAAGCAAGCCCCGAATCCGAAGAAGGATGGTTGCTTTAATTGTGGAGGACCACACTTTGCCCGCAATTGTCCCAATAAAAAGAAGGACCAGAATGTTAGTGCCTTGGTAGCGGAAGATGATGGCGATCTGTTAGAATTGCAGGATGCACGGATCAACCCCATGCAGTTTGTGAATGCCATCACAGGTACTAATGGTCGTACTACTTACATTAGTTTGATGTATGTGCAGGTTACGTTGAACGGTAACCGGATACTGGCGATGATGGATACGGGGGCATCGCACAGTTGTGTGACGGAACGCGTGGTAAAGCAGTTCCGGCTTAAGTTGAAAGACTTGGGCTTCAAGTTGAAGGCTGTCAACTCTGAAGCCAAACCAGTGTTGGGCGTAGCAACGGTGGATTTGGAGTTGGGGCCGTGGAAAGGTTGGTGCAGCCTCATGGCCAGTCAAATGGACGACTTTGACTTGATCCTTGGCAAGGACTTCATGGTCGCGAACAGGATCTACCCAATTCCCCACTTGGACGGCGTCATGGTGGACGACGACCAAAACCCAGGCTTCGTTGCTGCAGTAAGGTTGCCGAGACAGAAGGGCAACCAACGAAAGAACATGGTGTCAGCGGTGCAAGCTGAGTCCAGCCTTAGGCACGGCGAAGTGGTGCACGTTGCCGCGTTGGTGGGAACAAAGCCCGACATGTACCAGGAGGTACCAGATGCCGTGGCCCATGAGTTGGAGGAATTCGCAGATTTGATGCCTGCGGAGTTGCCAGAGTGGCTGCCTCCTAGACGTGCCGTGGAACACCGAATTGAGTTGGTGCCAGGAGCTCAACCCCCTGCCCAGACTCCTTACAGCATGACCCTGATGGAGTTAGCGGAGTTGCGGCGCCAACTGAATGCAATGCTAGAAAGCCAAGCGCTGAGACCGTCGAAGGCTCTGTATGGTGCTCCAGCGTTGTCCCGGAGGAAGACAGACGGAACGTTGAGAATTTATGTGGACTATCGTGCCTTGTTCGATAGGCTGGCGAGGGCACATCTCCACACCAGAAGTGACTTGCGATTGGGATATCGGCAAGTTCAAATGACCCGAGTTAGTGAAGACGGAGTTGCTGGGTACCTGAGGAAGGTGCGGAAGCAAGCCAAGTTGACGAGGGCGTCAACCTCTTCAAGTGGGGGTGGTTTGTGA
- the LOC113750389 gene encoding uncharacterized protein LOC113750389 — MVGHGNTVQERLQRQELAFEDLMQRLGDVPEGFNVVDALLQTREMINTLTAQMEETRQTVSSVGDVVALRNEVASSNAEIATLQSEIGVLKRAVGSSNTQTVQKSSRGKVKVPEPKPYQGSRSSKDLENFLWDVEQYFKAVDVPEVEKVSIASMYLSGDAKLWWRTMQSDPTRPKVETWDVLKEELKKQFLPTNVSWKVRDALWNLKQNKSVHEYVAEFQALMLDVKEMSEEDRLYTFIRGLQPWAQRELRRQNVQTVSQALVAAEKLIDFESMGSNNDQEKEKGKDLKGGPFAKKKKKKQSGTTAEPDGASPSKEKQAPNPRKDGCFNCGGPHLARNCPNKKKDQNVSALVAEDDGDLLELQDARINPMQFVNAITGTNGRTTYISLMYVQVTLNGNRILAMMDTGASHSCVTERVVKQFQLKLKDLGFKLKAVNSEAKPVLGVATVELELGPWKGWCSLMASQMDDFDLILGKDFMVANRIYPIPHLDGVMVDDDQNPGFVAAVRLPRQKGNQRKNMVSAVQAESSLRHGEVVHVAALVGTKPDMYQEVPDAVAHELEEFADLMPAELPEWLPPRRAVEHRIELVPGAQPPAQTPYSMTLMELAELRRQLNAMLESQALRPSKALYGAPALSRRKTDGTLRIYVDYRALFDRLARAHLHTRSDLRLGYRQVQMTRVSEDGVAGYLRKVRKQAKLTRASTSSSGGGL, encoded by the coding sequence ATGGTTGGACACGGAAACACTGTCCAAGAGCGGTTGCAACGTCAGGAGCTTGCCTTTGAGGACTTGATGCAGCGTCTGGGAGACGTTCCAGAGGGCTTCAATGTCGTGGACGCTTTGTTGCAGACCCGAGAGATGATCAACACCCTGACAGCGCAGATGGAGGAAACCAGGCAGACGGTCTCTTCCGTTGGGGATGTTGTGGCGTTGAGGAACGAAGTGGCTTCGTCCAATGCTGAGATCGCGACTTTACAGTCGGAGATCGGTGTGTTGAAGAGGGCGGTTGGCTCTTCCAACACACAGACCGTTCAGAAGTCTTCGAGAGGGAAAGTTAAAGTCCCTGAGCCGAAACCGTACCAGGGGAGTAGGAGTTCGAAGGACCTTGAGAACTTCTTGTGGGATGTCGAACAGTACTTCAAGGCTGTTGACGTTCCAGAAGTTGAGAAGGTATCCATTGCATCCATGTACCTTAGCGGGGATGCAAAATTGTGGTGGAGGACGATGCAATCAGACCCCACCAGGCCCAAGGTTGAGACTTGGGACGTGCTGAAGGAGGAATTGAAAAAACAATTCCTTCCCACGAATGTTTCGTGGAAAGTTCGGGACGCATTGTGGAACTTGAAGCAGAACAAAAGCGTACACGAGTACGTTGCTGAGTTCCAGGCCCTGATGTTGGATGTGAAGGAGATGTCTGAGGAAGACAGGCTCTACACGTTCATCCGTGGACTACAGCCGTGGGCGCAGAGGGAGTTGCGGAGACAGAATGTTCAGACCGTGTCTCAAGCACTCGTTGCCGCAGAGAAGTTGATAGACTTCGAGTCCATGGGATCCAACAACGACCAGGAAAAGGAGAAGGGCAAGGACCTGAAAGGTGGACCGTTcgcaaagaagaagaaaaagaagcagtCGGGGACAACGGCTGAACCTGATGGTGCTTCTCCTTCTAAAGAAAAGCAAGCACCAAATCCGAGGAAGGATGGCTGCTTTAATTGCGGAGGACCACACCTGGCCCGCAATTGTCCCAATAAAAAGAAGGACCAGAATGTTAGTGCCTTGGTAGCGGAAGATGATGGTGATCTGTTGGAGTTGCAGGATGCACGGATCAACCCCATGCAGTTTGTGAATGCCATCACAGGTACTAATGGTCGTACTACTTACATTAGTTTGATGTATGTGCAGGTTACGTTGAATGGTAACCGGATACTGGCGATGATGGATACGGGAGCATCGCACAGTTGTGTGACGGAACGCGTGGTAAAGCAGTTCCAGCTTAAGTTGAAGGACTTGGGCTTCAAGTTGAAGGCTGTCAACTCTGAAGCCAAGCCAGTGTTGGGTGTAGCAACGGTGGAATTGGAGTTGGGGCCGTGGAAAGGATGGTGCAGCCTCATGGCCAGTCAAATGGACGACTTTGACTTGATCCTTGGCAAGGACTTCATGGTCGCGAACAGGATCTACCCAATTCCCCACTTGGACGGCGTCATGGTGGACGACGACCAAAACCCAGGCTTCGTTGCTGCAGTAAGGTTGCCGAGACAGAAGGGCAACCAACGAAAGAACATGGTGTCAGCGGTGCAAGCTGAGTCCAGCCTTAGGCACGGCGAAGTGGTGCACGTTGCCGCGTTGGTGGGAACAAAGCCCGACATGTACCAGGAGGTACCAGATGCCGTGGCCCATGAGTTGGAGGAATTCGCAGATTTGATGCCTGCGGAGTTGCCAGAGTGGCTGCCTCCTAGACGTGCCGTGGAACACCGAATTGAGTTGGTGCCAGGAGCTCAACCCCCTGCCCAGACTCCTTACAGCATGACCCTGATGGAGTTAGCGGAGTTGCGGCGCCAACTGAATGCAATGCTAGAAAGCCAAGCGCTGAGACCGTCGAAGGCTCTGTATGGTGCTCCAGCGTTGTCCCGGAGGAAGACAGACGGAACGTTGAGAATTTATGTGGACTATCGTGCCTTGTTCGATAGGCTGGCGAGGGCACATCTCCACACCAGAAGTGACTTGCGATTGGGATATCGGCAAGTTCAAATGACCCGAGTTAGTGAAGACGGAGTTGCTGGGTACCTGAGGAAGGTGCGGAAGCAAGCCAAGTTGACGAGGGCGTCAACCTCTTCAAGTGGGGGTGGTTTGTGA
- the LOC113749009 gene encoding carboxymethylenebutenolidase homolog isoform X1: protein MGWSGSIPLSWALPTTLCSSNFLFKQSCLPVPAFASHELHFPINEEANSDYEVSVVVQRSSINCSRSFWLSRTNKNSRICASQVKVEDTTEDETCELVNGVELSIGEGDDAINAYLCTAVKNNNGTGILLLSDVFGFEDSATRDFAYLVACNGYNVLVPDLFRGDPWTKERPKALFEEWRARQNPEHIAKDIFISADWMVNEFAAAGITKKLGIIGFCFGGGQVIDILAHDQGGCFGVGVSFYGTGISTSAAANIRVPVLFIAGDNDPLCPVNNLKDIGKEIEHQKIAVFQGRGHSFVHRPESPEEDEDAEKAFVIMRNWLHDGLAIET from the exons ATGGGGTGGTCGGGTTCAATCCCCTTGTCATGGGCTCTTCCAACAACTCTTTGCAGCAGCAACTTCTTGTTCAAACAGTCATGCCTGCCCGTTCCAGCATTTGCATCACATGAGCTCCACTTTCCT ATCAATGAAGAGGCAAATTCTGACTATGAAGTTTCAGTTGTCGTCCAGAGGAGCAGTATAAATTGTTCGAGGTCCTTCTGGCTTTCTAGAACGAACAAGAACAGTAGAATATGTGCCAGTCAAGTCAAAGTGGAAGATACCACAGAAGATGAGACATGTGAACTTGTGAATGGGGTGGAGCTCTCGATTGGAGAGGGAGATGATGCGATTAATGCTTATCTGTGCACGGCAGTGAAGAATAATAATGGAACTGGCATTTTGCTCTTGTCTGACGTATTTGGTTTTGAAGATTCAGCCACAAGAGATTTTGCGTACCTTGTTGCTTGCAATGGTTACAA TGTTCTGGTACCAGACCTTTTTCGCGGGGATCCATGGACCAAAGAGAGGCCTAAAGCTCTCTTTGAAGAGTGGCGTGCTAGACAAAATCCGGAACATATTGCAAAAGACATTTTTATCTCAGCAGATTGGATGGTCAATGAATTTGCTGCTGCAGGAATCACAAAGAAACTGGGCATCATTGGATTCTGTTTTGGAGGTGGCCAAGTGATAGATATTCTTGCACATGACCAGGGTGGCTGCTTTGGCGTTGGGGTGTCATTCTATGGAACAGGAATTAGTACCTCAGCTGCAGCTAATATAAGGGTACCAGTGCTGTTTATTGCAGGTGACAATGACCCACTATGTCCAGTGAACAATTTAAAAGATATTGGGAAAGAAATCGAGCACCAAAAAATAGCAGTCTTTCAGGGAAGAGGCCATAGTTTTGTCCACAGGCCTGAGTCTCctgaagaagatgaagatgcAGAGAAGGCATTTGTCATTATGAGAAATTGGCTGCATGATGGTTTGGCCATCGAAACATAA
- the LOC113749009 gene encoding carboxymethylenebutenolidase homolog isoform X2: MGWSGSIPLSWALPTTLCSSNFLFKQSCLPVPAFASHELHFPRSSINCSRSFWLSRTNKNSRICASQVKVEDTTEDETCELVNGVELSIGEGDDAINAYLCTAVKNNNGTGILLLSDVFGFEDSATRDFAYLVACNGYNVLVPDLFRGDPWTKERPKALFEEWRARQNPEHIAKDIFISADWMVNEFAAAGITKKLGIIGFCFGGGQVIDILAHDQGGCFGVGVSFYGTGISTSAAANIRVPVLFIAGDNDPLCPVNNLKDIGKEIEHQKIAVFQGRGHSFVHRPESPEEDEDAEKAFVIMRNWLHDGLAIET; encoded by the exons ATGGGGTGGTCGGGTTCAATCCCCTTGTCATGGGCTCTTCCAACAACTCTTTGCAGCAGCAACTTCTTGTTCAAACAGTCATGCCTGCCCGTTCCAGCATTTGCATCACATGAGCTCCACTTTCCT AGGAGCAGTATAAATTGTTCGAGGTCCTTCTGGCTTTCTAGAACGAACAAGAACAGTAGAATATGTGCCAGTCAAGTCAAAGTGGAAGATACCACAGAAGATGAGACATGTGAACTTGTGAATGGGGTGGAGCTCTCGATTGGAGAGGGAGATGATGCGATTAATGCTTATCTGTGCACGGCAGTGAAGAATAATAATGGAACTGGCATTTTGCTCTTGTCTGACGTATTTGGTTTTGAAGATTCAGCCACAAGAGATTTTGCGTACCTTGTTGCTTGCAATGGTTACAA TGTTCTGGTACCAGACCTTTTTCGCGGGGATCCATGGACCAAAGAGAGGCCTAAAGCTCTCTTTGAAGAGTGGCGTGCTAGACAAAATCCGGAACATATTGCAAAAGACATTTTTATCTCAGCAGATTGGATGGTCAATGAATTTGCTGCTGCAGGAATCACAAAGAAACTGGGCATCATTGGATTCTGTTTTGGAGGTGGCCAAGTGATAGATATTCTTGCACATGACCAGGGTGGCTGCTTTGGCGTTGGGGTGTCATTCTATGGAACAGGAATTAGTACCTCAGCTGCAGCTAATATAAGGGTACCAGTGCTGTTTATTGCAGGTGACAATGACCCACTATGTCCAGTGAACAATTTAAAAGATATTGGGAAAGAAATCGAGCACCAAAAAATAGCAGTCTTTCAGGGAAGAGGCCATAGTTTTGTCCACAGGCCTGAGTCTCctgaagaagatgaagatgcAGAGAAGGCATTTGTCATTATGAGAAATTGGCTGCATGATGGTTTGGCCATCGAAACATAA
- the LOC113748934 gene encoding 60S ribosomal protein L6-like → MAAKQKKVSRNPDLIRGVGKYSRSKMYHKRGLWAIKAKHGGAFPTHPKKAPEEVKPAVEKPAKFYPADDVKKPLANKRKPKPTKLRASITPGTVLIILAGRFKGKRVVFLKQLTSGLLLVTGPFKINGVPLRRVNQSYVIATSTKVDISGVSLDKFDDKYFAKQVEKKKKKGEGEFFEAEKEVKNVLPQDKKDDQKALDAQLIKAIEGVPDLKSYLGARFSLKSGDKPHELVF, encoded by the exons ATGGCGGCAAAGCAGAAGAAGGTGAGCCGAAACCCTGATCTGATCAGGGGCGTCGGAAAATATTCCCGTTCCAAAATGTACCACAAGCGGGGTTTATGGGCTATTAAGGCCAAGCACGGCGGCGCTTTCCCCACCCACCCCAAAAAGGCCCCGGAAGAGGTGAAGCCCGCCGTCGAGAAGCCGGCAAAGTTCTATCCAGCTGATGACGTGAAGAAGCCACTGGCCAACAAGCGCAAGCCAAAACCCACCAAGCTCAG GGCAAGTATTACCCCTGGTACAGTGTTGATAATATTGGCTGGAAGGTTTAAGGGCAAGAGAGTGGTTTTCTTGAAGCAACTTACCTCGGGATTGCTGCTTGTCACTG GACCATTTAAGATTAATGGTGTTCCTTTGAGGAGGGTCAATCAGTCTTATGTTATTGCAACTTCAACAAAGGTTGACATCTCCGGGGTTAGCTTGGACAAGTTTGACGATAAGTACTTTGCAAAGCAagtggagaagaagaagaagaaaggggaGGGCGAGTTCTTTGAGGCAGAGAAAGAG GTGAAGAATGTGCTCCCACAGGATAAGAAAGACGACCAGAAAGCTCTTGATGCACAATTGATCAAAGCTATTGAGGGAGTTCCAGATTTGAAGTCTTATTTGGGTGCAAGGTTTTCACTCAAGTCAGGAGACAAACCCCATGAGCTTGTTTTTTAG
- the LOC113750144 gene encoding uncharacterized protein LOC113750144 isoform X2 — protein MNLSTTAPTFLRQPHIIRHRYSSSSSSYFGFSKKENYKRCRFIALASFSSSSYSLPELELPLLPFPKDQVLVPSEAKKLHLHEARYLALLEENKSLFVHFVLDPIAVNETLREASFAARHGCLVSIEKVEQLDVGALVFIRGIGRVKIVKFAQEEPFLRGAVVPVKDRILHEATELNPKVLQLKEAIQNLNSLEIKLKAPEEALLQTQTANSLNWAEKAPGLDCDESFVPSLAERISFAAYQPVSGSMQSELTKLQEEKLKAMDGKDTLERLRNSLEFVNNNISVVAAKLALQSLKGQ, from the exons ATGAATCTTAGCACCACCGCCCCTACCTTTTTACGGCAACCGCACATAATCCGCCATCGctactcttcttcttcttcttcttactTCGGCTTCAGTAAAAAGGAGAACTACAAACGGTGTCGCTTCATAGCCCTtgcttctttttcctcttcttcataCTCGTTGCCGGAGCTGGAACTCCCGCTTCTTCCCTTTCCCAAGGACCAA GTACTTGTTCCATCTGAGGCTAAGAAGCTTCATTTGCATGAAGCTAGATATCTAGCTCTACTGGAGGAG AACAAAAGCTTGTTTGTGCATTTCGTGTTGGATCCCATTGCTGTTAATGAGACACTGAGAGAAGCATCATTTGCAGCTCGGCATGGTTGCTTGGTCTCCATTGAGAAA GTTGAGCAGCTGGATGTTGGTGCTTTAGTGTTCATAAGGGGCATAGGTCGTGTCAAGATTGTAAAATTTGCACAG GAAGAACCTTTTTTGCGCGGTGCTGTCGTACCAGTAAAGGATCGCATACTCCATGAAGCCACAGAGTTAAATCCAAAAGTACTTCAACTGAAAGAAGCTATTCAAAATTTGAATAGCTTGGAGATAAAATTGAAG GCTCCTGAGGAGGCCTTGTTGCAGACTCAGACAGCAAACTCTTTAAACTGGGCTGAAAAGGCACCAGGGTTAGATTGTGATGAAAGTTTTGTTCCCTCCCTCGCTGAGCGCATTTCTTTTGCTGCTTATCAACCTGTTTCAG GATCAATGCAGTCAGAATTGACAAAATTGCAGGAAGAGAAGTTAAAAGCTATGGACGGCAAAGATACCCTGGAAAGATTAAGGAACTCTCTGGAATTTGTTAATAACAATATTTCTGTGGTTGCTGCCAAACTCGCTCTTCAATCCTTAAAGGGGCAGTGA
- the LOC113750144 gene encoding uncharacterized protein LOC113750144 isoform X1, with translation MNLSTTAPTFLRQPHIIRHRYSSSSSSYFGFSKKENYKRCRFIALASFSSSSYSLPELELPLLPFPKDQVLVPSEAKKLHLHEARYLALLEESLFQNKSLFVHFVLDPIAVNETLREASFAARHGCLVSIEKVEQLDVGALVFIRGIGRVKIVKFAQEEPFLRGAVVPVKDRILHEATELNPKVLQLKEAIQNLNSLEIKLKAPEEALLQTQTANSLNWAEKAPGLDCDESFVPSLAERISFAAYQPVSGSMQSELTKLQEEKLKAMDGKDTLERLRNSLEFVNNNISVVAAKLALQSLKGQ, from the exons ATGAATCTTAGCACCACCGCCCCTACCTTTTTACGGCAACCGCACATAATCCGCCATCGctactcttcttcttcttcttcttactTCGGCTTCAGTAAAAAGGAGAACTACAAACGGTGTCGCTTCATAGCCCTtgcttctttttcctcttcttcataCTCGTTGCCGGAGCTGGAACTCCCGCTTCTTCCCTTTCCCAAGGACCAA GTACTTGTTCCATCTGAGGCTAAGAAGCTTCATTTGCATGAAGCTAGATATCTAGCTCTACTGGAGGAG TCCTTGTTTCAGAACAAAAGCTTGTTTGTGCATTTCGTGTTGGATCCCATTGCTGTTAATGAGACACTGAGAGAAGCATCATTTGCAGCTCGGCATGGTTGCTTGGTCTCCATTGAGAAA GTTGAGCAGCTGGATGTTGGTGCTTTAGTGTTCATAAGGGGCATAGGTCGTGTCAAGATTGTAAAATTTGCACAG GAAGAACCTTTTTTGCGCGGTGCTGTCGTACCAGTAAAGGATCGCATACTCCATGAAGCCACAGAGTTAAATCCAAAAGTACTTCAACTGAAAGAAGCTATTCAAAATTTGAATAGCTTGGAGATAAAATTGAAG GCTCCTGAGGAGGCCTTGTTGCAGACTCAGACAGCAAACTCTTTAAACTGGGCTGAAAAGGCACCAGGGTTAGATTGTGATGAAAGTTTTGTTCCCTCCCTCGCTGAGCGCATTTCTTTTGCTGCTTATCAACCTGTTTCAG GATCAATGCAGTCAGAATTGACAAAATTGCAGGAAGAGAAGTTAAAAGCTATGGACGGCAAAGATACCCTGGAAAGATTAAGGAACTCTCTGGAATTTGTTAATAACAATATTTCTGTGGTTGCTGCCAAACTCGCTCTTCAATCCTTAAAGGGGCAGTGA